In Bythopirellula goksoeyrii, a single window of DNA contains:
- a CDS encoding homoserine dehydrogenase, translating into MDKTKVGIIGLGTVGSGVARLLLDYGDRTGRHAGRTLWLEKAVVRDLDKARDCDLPAGVLTDDIDEVLSNPEIEVVAQLIGGLEPARTIMLKLLESGKDVVTANKALLAQHGPELFDRARELGRSIAFEASVAGGIPIIANIGQCLSANQIESLFGILNGTSNFILSEMHENGTAYADVLAEAQELGYAEADPTMDVDGSDATQKLAILAHLAFGARVDWQDIPRTGIDNLDVADVQYAEEMGYTIKLLAVAQLVDEGLELHVSPTLLKLGTPLAEVSGPFNAIRVIGDAVGPLLFYGAGAGQMPTASAVVADLIDTAVGRTEITFKTLELWSNRQARVTANDYAQAKGRFYIRANVQDHPGVLAQVATALGRQEVSIASVLQHEADEGSHILPLVIMTHETTEGAAAKACEEIASFESVQGSLVRMWVRD; encoded by the coding sequence ATGGACAAGACTAAGGTAGGCATTATCGGACTTGGGACCGTCGGTTCAGGCGTGGCTCGGCTGCTGCTGGACTATGGCGACCGCACGGGCCGACATGCGGGCCGCACCCTTTGGCTGGAAAAGGCTGTAGTCCGGGATTTGGACAAGGCGCGGGACTGCGACTTGCCAGCTGGGGTGCTAACCGACGATATCGACGAGGTGCTCAGCAACCCCGAGATTGAAGTGGTGGCCCAACTCATCGGCGGGCTTGAACCTGCTCGCACAATCATGCTCAAGCTGCTCGAAAGTGGCAAAGACGTTGTCACGGCCAACAAGGCCCTACTTGCCCAGCACGGCCCGGAGTTATTCGACCGTGCTCGTGAACTGGGTCGCTCCATCGCTTTCGAAGCGTCAGTTGCCGGTGGGATTCCCATCATTGCCAATATCGGTCAGTGTTTGTCGGCCAATCAAATTGAATCGCTTTTTGGCATTCTCAATGGCACAAGCAACTTTATTCTCTCTGAGATGCACGAAAATGGCACCGCCTATGCAGATGTGCTTGCTGAGGCTCAAGAGCTGGGCTATGCCGAGGCCGATCCCACGATGGACGTCGATGGGTCAGATGCAACGCAAAAGCTAGCGATCCTCGCTCACTTGGCCTTCGGAGCCCGCGTCGACTGGCAAGATATCCCTCGCACCGGTATCGACAATCTCGATGTGGCGGATGTTCAATACGCTGAGGAGATGGGCTACACGATCAAGCTCTTGGCTGTGGCACAATTGGTGGACGAGGGCTTGGAACTCCATGTCTCACCTACACTGCTGAAATTAGGCACCCCACTGGCCGAAGTGAGTGGCCCATTCAACGCCATTCGTGTCATCGGCGACGCTGTGGGTCCTCTTTTATTCTACGGAGCTGGAGCGGGACAGATGCCTACGGCTTCGGCCGTAGTGGCCGACTTAATCGACACGGCCGTTGGCCGCACGGAAATTACCTTCAAGACACTCGAACTCTGGTCCAACCGCCAGGCGCGGGTCACCGCCAACGACTACGCTCAGGCCAAGGGTCGATTTTATATTCGGGCGAATGTACAGGACCATCCCGGTGTACTCGCTCAGGTTGCCACCGCCTTAGGGCGCCAGGAAGTATCCATCGCCTCGGTACTGCAACACGAAGCAGATGAAGGCAGCCATATTTTGCCCCTAGTGATCATGACCCACGAAACCACCGAAGGTGCCGCCGCGAAAGCGTGCGAGGAGATCGCGTCCTTCGAAAGCGTGCAAGGATCCTTGGTCCGCATGTGGGTTCGAGACTGA
- a CDS encoding bifunctional nuclease family protein, with protein sequence MPVAMELARIVISEVTSEQVIWLREIDGQRMFPILIGIFEATSIDRRVKGFEAPRPLTHDLLVNAVDAMGGEFQDVVINELKEHTYFAQLRVRHEGELIEIDSRPSDAIAVAVSCNPQLPIYVSEDVLHDVIDENNL encoded by the coding sequence ATGCCAGTGGCCATGGAATTAGCGAGGATCGTGATCAGCGAGGTCACCAGTGAGCAAGTCATCTGGCTGCGCGAGATTGATGGACAACGGATGTTCCCCATTTTGATTGGAATCTTTGAAGCTACGAGTATCGACCGCCGGGTGAAGGGATTTGAAGCACCAAGACCATTGACCCACGATCTCTTAGTCAACGCGGTTGATGCCATGGGGGGCGAGTTCCAGGATGTGGTGATCAACGAACTCAAAGAACATACTTATTTTGCTCAGCTCCGTGTGCGGCATGAGGGCGAACTGATCGAAATCGATTCCCGCCCCAGCGATGCAATTGCCGTGGCGGTAAGCTGCAACCCTCAGCTACCGATCTACGTCTCCGAAGATGTGCTGCACGATGTGATCGACGAGAACAACCTCTAA
- a CDS encoding FemAB family XrtA/PEP-CTERM system-associated protein codes for MGHFDVIEKASGTQRLINVVAHNELRTRLRAWQEFLARQGDGPMYRDPLWLLVLAEGRGHVPYCLEAICGGHVRGILPLALVASPLFGRFLVSLPHVSSGGVCADNSTTELELVDQAIALAEELDVDFLELRHKCLLPHAELQHVFTDKAHMRMELPEEEGLLWDQVGTKVRNQVRKAEKLSFRGTWGGVEILDDFYTIYTRRMRDFGTPTDGKVLFEKILACFPQQAELIVVRQHNRPVAAAMVLHGQGISEMHRSAAITELRSTGVNSWMHWQALLRTQQRGNRHFDFGRPTVGSSVYTFKKRFGATPQPAAVQHYLRRGSPEGLRRAGGKFNLPIRLWSCLPVCVTRWLGPWIARGMP; via the coding sequence ATGGGTCACTTCGATGTCATCGAGAAAGCGTCTGGCACACAGCGTTTAATCAATGTTGTGGCTCACAACGAACTGCGCACACGGCTGAGGGCATGGCAAGAATTTCTCGCGCGCCAGGGTGATGGGCCGATGTATCGTGATCCCTTGTGGTTGTTGGTCTTGGCTGAAGGGCGAGGGCATGTGCCCTACTGTTTGGAAGCGATATGCGGTGGGCATGTCAGAGGGATACTGCCTTTGGCACTGGTGGCCAGTCCGCTCTTCGGACGGTTTCTGGTAAGCCTCCCACATGTGAGTAGCGGGGGTGTTTGTGCGGACAATTCCACGACTGAACTCGAGTTGGTGGATCAAGCAATCGCACTCGCCGAAGAACTGGACGTCGATTTTCTAGAACTGCGCCACAAATGTTTGCTACCACATGCGGAACTGCAACACGTGTTCACCGATAAAGCCCATATGCGGATGGAATTGCCTGAGGAGGAAGGCCTGTTGTGGGACCAAGTCGGCACCAAAGTTCGCAATCAGGTTCGCAAGGCGGAAAAGTTGTCTTTTCGTGGAACGTGGGGGGGCGTGGAAATACTCGACGATTTTTACACGATCTACACCCGGCGTATGCGAGACTTCGGTACGCCCACCGATGGCAAGGTGTTGTTCGAAAAGATTCTGGCTTGCTTTCCGCAGCAGGCCGAATTGATCGTCGTGCGGCAGCATAATCGACCGGTCGCGGCTGCGATGGTGCTACATGGTCAGGGGATCTCCGAGATGCACCGCAGCGCAGCGATCACCGAGCTGCGCTCCACCGGTGTCAACTCCTGGATGCATTGGCAAGCGTTACTGCGTACGCAGCAGCGCGGCAATCGGCACTTTGATTTTGGGCGTCCGACGGTCGGTTCCAGTGTCTACACGTTCAAGAAACGCTTTGGCGCAACACCTCAGCCTGCGGCCGTGCAACACTATTTACGCCGCGGTTCGCCCGAGGGGCTACGGCGCGCGGGAGGCAAGTTCAATTTGCCGATCAGACTGTGGAGTTGCTTGCCGGTCTGTGTCACGCGGTGGCTGGGGCCGTGGATCGCGCGGGGGATGCCGTGA
- a CDS encoding aspartate kinase, with protein MGIIVQKFGGTSVADADKILAAARKAIRTQQQGHQVVMVVSAMGKNTDVLVDLAGQLTSKPPAREMDMLLSTGEQVSVALMAMAINELGSKAVSLTGGQIGIKTDSSHTKARIQSISTERLRKHLDDGHIVIAAGFQGIDEDFNITTLGRGGSDTTAVALAAVLQADACEIYTDVDGVFTTDPRIVAEARKMDRVSHDEILELASMGAGVMHSRSIEFGKKFGVPIHVCNSASFSDEPGTVIDLLPESIDRPVSGVALTKNEAWISLANVPDQPGTMDTLFSKLGGVNVAVDMIVQNVGKGGKAEVSFTVLESDLPATLNAVNDVANELGDIEITSEANVSKVSIVGLGMATQTGVADRMFRAFADEGINILAITTSQIKVSALVRREQAMQALRAVHSEFQLDKPPKDRVSFGDKSAAVQPPSPIDVVARLQRMEDLTIDDIQLDESQGRITVSHVPDTPGIAAEIFEAVAAENIMVDMIVQGTGRDGMANISFTVPKESVSAATEVVRPVAANLECGPVTHDKQIAILSVFGIGIRTHTGVGVRMFQALSRTGINVEMVSSSEMRVNVVVSADRGQAGLKALQAAFDDVIG; from the coding sequence ATGGGTATCATCGTTCAAAAATTTGGCGGCACCAGCGTGGCCGACGCCGACAAGATTTTAGCCGCTGCCCGCAAGGCAATTCGCACCCAACAGCAAGGCCATCAAGTAGTGATGGTCGTTAGTGCAATGGGCAAGAACACCGATGTCTTAGTGGATCTGGCAGGCCAACTCACCAGCAAACCTCCCGCGCGCGAAATGGACATGCTCCTTTCCACAGGCGAGCAGGTTAGCGTTGCTCTCATGGCAATGGCCATTAACGAATTGGGAAGTAAAGCGGTCAGCCTCACAGGTGGCCAGATTGGCATTAAGACGGATAGTTCGCACACCAAGGCCCGCATTCAATCCATATCAACCGAGCGATTGCGCAAGCATCTCGACGATGGCCATATAGTTATCGCCGCCGGCTTCCAAGGAATCGACGAGGACTTCAATATCACCACACTTGGACGTGGTGGCAGCGACACGACCGCCGTCGCTTTGGCTGCGGTGCTGCAAGCAGACGCTTGCGAGATCTACACCGACGTCGATGGCGTCTTCACTACTGACCCGCGAATCGTTGCCGAGGCCCGCAAGATGGATCGCGTGAGCCACGATGAGATTCTGGAGTTGGCCAGCATGGGTGCCGGAGTGATGCATAGCCGCTCGATTGAGTTCGGCAAGAAATTTGGCGTCCCGATTCACGTTTGCAATAGTGCCAGCTTCAGCGATGAGCCAGGCACGGTCATCGACTTATTGCCAGAAAGCATCGATCGCCCTGTGAGTGGGGTGGCATTGACCAAAAACGAAGCGTGGATTTCGCTCGCCAATGTTCCAGACCAACCTGGCACGATGGACACCCTGTTCTCAAAACTTGGCGGCGTCAACGTGGCGGTCGATATGATTGTCCAGAACGTTGGAAAAGGTGGCAAGGCGGAGGTCTCCTTTACCGTGTTGGAATCGGACCTTCCGGCAACTCTCAACGCCGTCAATGATGTCGCTAATGAACTAGGTGATATTGAGATCACGAGCGAAGCAAATGTTTCCAAGGTATCAATCGTCGGACTGGGAATGGCTACGCAAACGGGTGTAGCAGATCGCATGTTTCGCGCGTTTGCTGATGAAGGAATCAATATTCTGGCGATCACAACCAGCCAGATCAAGGTTTCTGCCCTTGTGCGGCGCGAACAAGCTATGCAGGCACTTCGTGCCGTTCACAGCGAATTCCAGTTGGACAAGCCCCCCAAGGATCGTGTTTCCTTTGGAGACAAATCCGCAGCGGTTCAGCCTCCTAGTCCCATCGACGTGGTTGCGAGGCTGCAACGCATGGAAGACCTCACGATTGATGACATTCAACTCGACGAGTCCCAAGGCCGCATCACGGTTTCCCATGTTCCGGATACGCCAGGTATCGCCGCTGAGATTTTCGAGGCAGTGGCTGCTGAGAACATCATGGTCGATATGATCGTACAAGGTACCGGTCGAGATGGGATGGCAAACATTAGCTTCACCGTGCCCAAGGAATCCGTGTCAGCCGCTACCGAAGTTGTTCGCCCTGTGGCCGCGAACTTGGAATGTGGCCCCGTCACTCACGATAAGCAAATTGCCATCCTGTCGGTTTTTGGGATCGGCATTCGCACCCATACAGGTGTCGGCGTCCGGATGTTTCAAGCGTTATCTCGCACCGGCATCAATGTCGAAATGGTTAGCTCAAGCGAAATGCGGGTCAACGTAGTCGTATCCGCAGATCGAGGCCAGGCAGGACTTAAGGCCTTGCAGGCCGCGTTTGATGACGTGATAGGATGA
- a CDS encoding PEP-CTERM sorting domain-containing protein, with product MLTRTGKKSELFTATYVAMITAALCPGMTALGDDFNILMIGNSYVQGNSSARAVSIDVQGLFDSDPAHTGAVTERAESSWSLKTHAESSLTTNLITNSATYQWDAIVLQEQSNRPGRAIKFMDSQLTNLDLGGPVLIDLIKQYQPQAAVVLYNSWSKFPGQQDLVDYFDNDVDEMLSYTNQGYDRIQKNPGEWDHSDVATIARVGDAWGEWYDTYGFGNSSMRLHDADGTHQNDRGSYLAASIIYETITGSSTIGNTYSGAVAGSVGGVSKLLLLQQQASATTGVADTGDFDGDGDVDGNDLLVWQRDSTVGNLAEWHSKYGSPPLASTILAVPEPSTLLLLSLAALGGILSKKCPVFERISRTLLCVTRF from the coding sequence ATGCTAACACGAACTGGCAAGAAATCTGAGCTTTTTACTGCGACTTATGTCGCCATGATCACAGCTGCGCTATGTCCAGGGATGACTGCTCTGGGCGACGATTTTAACATTTTGATGATTGGTAACAGCTACGTTCAGGGCAATTCTTCGGCCCGTGCGGTTAGTATCGACGTTCAAGGGCTTTTCGATTCTGACCCCGCACATACCGGTGCCGTCACTGAACGAGCGGAAAGTTCCTGGTCACTGAAAACCCACGCTGAAAGTAGTCTCACAACCAACTTGATCACAAACTCGGCAACGTATCAATGGGACGCTATTGTCTTGCAGGAACAGAGCAACCGACCCGGGCGTGCAATCAAGTTCATGGATTCTCAACTCACGAATCTCGACCTCGGTGGACCCGTGCTCATTGATCTCATCAAGCAGTACCAACCACAGGCAGCCGTCGTACTCTATAACTCGTGGTCAAAGTTTCCAGGACAACAAGATTTAGTTGATTATTTTGACAACGACGTCGACGAAATGCTCAGCTACACCAATCAAGGTTACGATCGGATTCAGAAGAACCCTGGCGAGTGGGATCACTCTGACGTTGCAACCATCGCTCGGGTTGGCGACGCATGGGGTGAATGGTACGACACCTACGGGTTCGGAAATTCCTCAATGAGGTTGCACGATGCCGATGGTACCCACCAAAACGACCGCGGAAGCTATCTTGCAGCCTCAATCATCTATGAGACGATCACTGGATCGAGCACCATTGGCAATACATACTCTGGTGCCGTCGCTGGCTCAGTGGGCGGCGTAAGTAAATTGCTCTTACTTCAACAACAAGCCTCGGCAACGACCGGCGTGGCCGACACAGGCGACTTCGATGGCGACGGCGACGTGGACGGCAACGACCTTCTAGTTTGGCAACGGGACTCCACTGTGGGCAATCTGGCCGAATGGCACAGCAAATACGGATCGCCACCGCTCGCATCAACTATTCTGGCAGTGCCTGAGCCGTCTACCTTGCTCCTGCTTTCGCTCGCGGCTTTGGGAGGCATACTCTCCAAGAAGTGTCCGGTCTTCGAAAGAATCTCTCGAACTCTCTTATGCGTGACACGGTTCTAG
- a CDS encoding carboxypeptidase-like regulatory domain-containing protein gives MANSSRQELPPGDLFRPLRSSIPEYVLWAIGICLVGCGSDGATVSGRIAFDGEPIPEGTITFISAEDSTHESQIQAKIINGEFVVESLKPGNYNVAVRATRKTGQVPPEPGSTETVDRFEQYIPVNYNSRTELTAEIAGDIDNLNYELQSPPIRRGRRR, from the coding sequence ATGGCGAACTCTAGCAGGCAGGAACTTCCTCCAGGCGATTTGTTCCGCCCACTTCGCAGCTCAATCCCAGAGTATGTTTTGTGGGCCATAGGCATTTGTCTGGTTGGCTGCGGAAGTGATGGGGCCACAGTCAGCGGTCGAATCGCTTTTGACGGAGAACCGATTCCCGAGGGAACGATCACCTTTATCTCAGCAGAGGATTCGACGCACGAAAGTCAGATTCAAGCTAAAATAATCAATGGCGAGTTTGTAGTTGAATCACTTAAACCCGGGAACTACAACGTAGCGGTCAGGGCAACGCGCAAGACTGGACAAGTCCCCCCCGAGCCAGGCAGCACCGAGACTGTAGACCGCTTTGAACAGTACATTCCTGTCAATTACAATTCTCGTACGGAACTGACTGCCGAGATAGCTGGGGACATAGACAACCTGAATTATGAGCTTCAATCTCCGCCAATTAGGCGCGGACGACGTCGCTAG
- a CDS encoding cofactor-independent phosphoglycerate mutase codes for MKYAIIIPDGAADEPQSVLGGQTPLEAARTPAMDAIAASGVVARACHTPKVLPAGSEVGNMSLLGYDPLTNFTGRAPIEAAAQGIELSPDDWAIRCNLVTIEDQIMQSFTAGHISTEEATELLVTAQEKLGGDGLEFIPGVSYRNLLIWRGKQRPAPFTMDMRATPPHDLTDKTVLDNFPRGPGSDVLNDLMSATIDLFVNHPVNMKRLAAGKPPATNVWLWGIGKAPKLAAFSDVYGPQGAMITAVDLLRGLASLVGWQRIEVPGATGYTDTDYAAKGRHAVDALKEVDLVCVHVEAPDEASHEGDCGKKVTALEEIDTHVVAPVVEALKSTGDWRIMISPDHPTFLSTKTHTHGHVPVAMAGTGITPDKFTSYGDTNAANSDLAFDEGWRTMGWFTGPNT; via the coding sequence ATGAAATACGCCATTATTATCCCCGACGGTGCCGCCGACGAGCCCCAGTCTGTACTCGGCGGACAGACACCCCTTGAAGCCGCTCGCACTCCCGCCATGGACGCCATTGCGGCCTCAGGTGTTGTGGCTCGCGCCTGTCATACTCCCAAGGTACTCCCCGCCGGTTCCGAAGTCGGCAACATGAGCCTGTTGGGTTACGACCCCCTGACCAACTTCACAGGCCGCGCCCCTATCGAAGCCGCTGCACAGGGCATCGAGCTTTCGCCCGATGATTGGGCTATCCGCTGCAATCTGGTCACTATCGAAGACCAGATCATGCAGAGCTTTACCGCCGGACACATCTCTACTGAGGAAGCAACTGAACTTCTGGTAACAGCCCAGGAAAAACTTGGCGGCGATGGACTCGAATTTATTCCAGGTGTCAGCTACCGCAATCTGCTCATCTGGCGAGGCAAACAGCGTCCTGCCCCTTTCACCATGGACATGCGTGCCACGCCTCCGCATGATCTCACCGACAAGACCGTACTCGACAATTTCCCGCGAGGACCGGGAAGCGACGTTCTTAACGACCTTATGTCGGCGACAATCGATCTCTTTGTCAATCATCCAGTCAATATGAAACGCCTTGCCGCTGGAAAACCGCCTGCCACCAACGTTTGGCTCTGGGGGATAGGCAAGGCACCTAAACTCGCAGCATTCTCAGATGTTTATGGTCCTCAGGGGGCGATGATCACCGCCGTTGACTTGCTCCGCGGTTTAGCATCACTCGTTGGTTGGCAGCGGATCGAAGTCCCTGGCGCCACCGGCTACACCGACACCGACTATGCCGCCAAGGGTCGCCATGCTGTTGACGCCCTCAAGGAGGTCGATCTGGTTTGTGTCCATGTCGAAGCGCCCGACGAAGCCTCTCACGAGGGAGATTGTGGCAAGAAAGTCACTGCTCTGGAAGAAATCGATACGCATGTCGTCGCTCCGGTCGTGGAAGCCTTGAAGTCAACAGGGGATTGGCGGATCATGATATCCCCCGACCATCCGACTTTCCTGAGCACGAAAACCCACACGCATGGTCACGTTCCCGTAGCCATGGCAGGAACAGGCATTACTCCAGACAAATTCACCAGCTACGGCGACACCAACGCCGCCAATTCTGATCTGGCTTTCGACGAAGGCTGGCGCACCATGGGCTGGTTCACTGGACCGAACACATAA